AAGGCCGTCGCCCAGAAATACGAGATGATATAGGTCCAATCCAAAATCTCGGCGATCGAAAGGTTGGCAGAGAACCGGAACAGCATTGCTGACAGGGCAAAATAGAAAACGAACTTCGTCAGATATCCCGTGGCCTCGGGGGTGAAAAACTTCACTTTCCCGGCCCAATAACCCACGCCAATAATGGCGAAAAAGGGCAGTGTTTTCAGAAATATCTCCAGCATCGCAATCCCCGATAGCACGGTCTCGGGGGTTGCAACAGAGGCTTAGCCGCTGCCGATCAGCACGCCAGCCGCCAGCACGAGTGCGCCGCCGAGGACGACCTGAAGCGCGGCACGGAAGAACGGAGTTTCCATGAAGCGGTTCTGGATCCACGCTATGGCCCACAATTCGATAAACACAACGATGGCTGCGATTGTCGTCGCGGTCCAAAAATCGGTGATCAGATACGGCAACGCGTGGCCCAACCCGCCTACGGTGGTCATGATACCTGAGGCAAAACCGCGTTTCCAAGGCGAGCCACGGCCAGACAGTTGCCCGTCATCGGAGGCCGCTTCTGTGAAGCCCATAGATATGCCCGCGCCGACTGATGCGGCGAGACCCACGAGAAAGGTTTCCCATGTGTTACCCGTGGCGAACGCAGCCGCGAAGATCGGGGCAAGCGTTGAGACAGAGCCATCCATGAGCCCGGCCAAGCCGGGTTGGACCCAAGTCAGCACAAACTGGCGATGCGCTTCTGTGTCTTCGGTTTCTCGTGCGTCACCGTCAATCTGGGCGTTCAGATCCGATGCCTTCTGTTCGTGACTTGCCTCTGCCGCCGCTAGGTCACCAAGCAGCTTACGCGTGTCTGCGTCGGTCGTTCGTTTCGCGGCAAGTTCGTAGAATCGCTGCGCGTCTCGTTCCATTTGGCCGGCTTGTTCGCGGATTTTCTCGAGCCCGAGGTTTTCGATCAGCCAGATCGGCGAGCGAGCATAAAACCCTGCCACATGCTCGCGGCGCAAAAGCGGAATGACGTCGCCAAACCGCTTTTTGTGCAGGTCAATCAGCATCTGCCGGTGGGTGTCTTCCTCCGCAGCCATGCTTTCAAAAATCTCGGTGGTTGCTGGAAAGCTTTCACGCAGGCGTTCTGCGTAGCCTCGATAGATGCGTGCGTCATCTTCTTCGGAGGAAATGGCGAGGGCTAGAACCTCTTGCTCGCTCAGATCAGTGAAGCGGCGGCGAAAAGAGACGGACGGGAGCATGATGACCTCTAAATTAGAATAATTCTAAAATAGTCAAAATATCGAACAGTTCAAGGTTCAATGAAAGTAAACTGATCAGTTCAGAAAGTACTTGAATATCTAAACGACTCGGTTTAGTTGTCTCAATATGAACCGAACGGTTTACTTTTGAAGGAATAAGAAAATGAACATTCTCAAATCTGCAGCACTCGTCGCTTCTTTTGCCCTAGCTGGCCCTGCGCTGGCAGATGGGGGCGCCTCGTTTGTTTACATGCCGCATCTCACCTACACGGCGCAGGATGCCGCTGTTTCCAAAGATGTGGTGCCCGCTTCGCTGAAAAAACCCGACACCTGCACCCAGCTTGAACGTGGCGGTGACGTCACATCGGATGCCTGCGGAACGCTAGCCAGTTCTGACCTAGTGAAACGCAAGCTGTCGCACGACGAGTAGCTCCCCCTACCTAACGTCGCGCACTTGGGCGGGCCTTCGGGCCTGCCCTCAATCATTCGGCAGTTGTTGCCGAAACTAAACTGAATGGTCTATAATAGATGATCAGGGCAGGGAGGCACTCACTTGGACGGAAATACTCCGGAAATCAAACGCGGCCGTAAATACGATCAGGTGATCGCTGGAGCGCGCGACGTTTTTCTGGCGCATGGATTCGAGGGTGCAAGTGTCGACTTGATTGCCCGCGAGGCTGGCGTGTCCAAGGCGACGCTTTATAGCTACTTCCCTGACAAGCGCATGCTGTTTGTCGAGGTCGCGAAGCAAGAATGCGCTTCTCAAGCCGATCGGGCGTTGCAGGTCGATGCCACTGATATTCCCGTTCGCGAGATGCTCACAACGATGTCTCACAAGATGATGGAGTTTCTGACCTCCAATTTTGCCCAGCGCATCTTCCGTATTTGCGTAGCGGAATCTGATCGGTTTCCCGAATTGGGGCGCGAGTTCTATGCCTCCGGACCCAAGCTGCTTGAAGATAGACTCAGTGTCTATTTTGAACACGCATGCGAGCGTGGCGAACTGAAGATCGACGACATCGGCCTCGCCGCGATGCAGTTTCAGGAACTGGTCAAATCCGAAATTTTTGTGAAAATGATCTTCAACATCATCGAAAAGCCAACACAGGCTCAAATTGACCGGGTCATCAACGGCGCCGTCGACATGTTTCTGGCACGCTACGCCGCTTAACCAGCGCGGCGTACCTTAAGCTGTGTGCCGTCTTTCTGGGTCTCAAGCGCTTTGAGTTTTCGGATAAGGTCGCTGAGTTTCTTTTCGCCATAGGTCCGTGTGTCGAAGTCAGGGTTGTCGGCCATGATGAACTGACCCAGCGCACCAAGCGAATACCAATCATCGTCGGTGTTCATCTTATCCATTGCCCTCAGGATCAATGGAATCGCCTTTGTCGGGTTCTCTTTCCCTACTGCGGGCGCTGGGCTGCCACCGCGTTCCGGTTCCGGCTCGTCAATCAAATTTTCGATAAGGATGAAGCGATTGCAGACGTTCCGAAGAGCCTCGGGGGCCTTCCTCTCACCGATGCCAATGACGTCCAACCCTTCCTCACGAATACGCGAAGCAAGTCGGGTGAAGTCGCTGTCAGACGACACCAGCACGAAACCGTCGAACTTTCCGGTGTGCAAGATATCCATCGCGTCGATCACCAGCCCGATGTCAGACGCGTTCTTGCCCTTGGTGTTGGCGGTCTCCTGATGAGCAACAAGCCCTAGGGCACGGATCTTTTCAGACCACTTTTTCAACTGCCCGCTGGACCAGTCGCCGTAAACTCGGCGCAAGGCGGGCTCCCCGAAAGCGGTTACCTCCTTGAGAATTACTTCCGCGTTGTCGGCGGGAATGTTGTCCGCATCAATGAGAACAGCGTAAAGCGGCCGAGATCGGTCGGCC
Above is a window of Litoreibacter janthinus DNA encoding:
- a CDS encoding TetR/AcrR family transcriptional regulator is translated as MDGNTPEIKRGRKYDQVIAGARDVFLAHGFEGASVDLIAREAGVSKATLYSYFPDKRMLFVEVAKQECASQADRALQVDATDIPVREMLTTMSHKMMEFLTSNFAQRIFRICVAESDRFPELGREFYASGPKLLEDRLSVYFEHACERGELKIDDIGLAAMQFQELVKSEIFVKMIFNIIEKPTQAQIDRVINGAVDMFLARYAA
- the mbfA gene encoding iron exporter MbfA, with the protein product MLPSVSFRRRFTDLSEQEVLALAISSEEDDARIYRGYAERLRESFPATTEIFESMAAEEDTHRQMLIDLHKKRFGDVIPLLRREHVAGFYARSPIWLIENLGLEKIREQAGQMERDAQRFYELAAKRTTDADTRKLLGDLAAAEASHEQKASDLNAQIDGDARETEDTEAHRQFVLTWVQPGLAGLMDGSVSTLAPIFAAAFATGNTWETFLVGLAASVGAGISMGFTEAASDDGQLSGRGSPWKRGFASGIMTTVGGLGHALPYLITDFWTATTIAAIVVFIELWAIAWIQNRFMETPFFRAALQVVLGGALVLAAGVLIGSG
- a CDS encoding NYN domain-containing protein translates to MADRSRPLYAVLIDADNIPADNAEVILKEVTAFGEPALRRVYGDWSSGQLKKWSEKIRALGLVAHQETANTKGKNASDIGLVIDAMDILHTGKFDGFVLVSSDSDFTRLASRIREEGLDVIGIGERKAPEALRNVCNRFILIENLIDEPEPERGGSPAPAVGKENPTKAIPLILRAMDKMNTDDDWYSLGALGQFIMADNPDFDTRTYGEKKLSDLIRKLKALETQKDGTQLKVRRAG